One part of the Francisella adeliensis genome encodes these proteins:
- the panD gene encoding aspartate 1-decarboxylase, whose amino-acid sequence MLKSKIHMATITEANLNYYGSISIDKNLCEQADLLPFEKVEIYNCNNGSRFATYVILGEKGEMCVNGAAARHVQKGDVIIVASYASYKAKALENHNPKLVFVDEANEIKEIKGYIDSSINKKAS is encoded by the coding sequence ATGCTAAAATCAAAAATTCATATGGCTACTATCACAGAAGCTAACCTAAACTACTATGGATCTATAAGTATTGATAAAAACTTATGTGAGCAAGCAGACCTTCTACCTTTTGAGAAAGTTGAGATATATAACTGTAATAACGGTAGTAGGTTTGCAACTTATGTAATACTTGGTGAAAAAGGTGAGATGTGTGTAAATGGTGCAGCTGCAAGACATGTACAAAAAGGTGATGTTATTATAGTAGCGTCTTATGCATCATATAAAGCTAAAGCATTAGAAAACCATAATCCTAAACTAGTTTTTGTTGATGAAGCTAATGAAATAAAAGAAATTAAAGGTTATATAGACTCTTCAATAAATAAAAAAGCTAGTTAA
- the prmA gene encoding 50S ribosomal protein L11 methyltransferase → MQKWHQIEFIVDNKQLKTIEEYLFENSAGSITNTEHSDNESKLTVLYEFKYDIEQILKNLTKDISTVTQDQINYEIIEDQQWEAAWLYDYEPIEIGKNIVVYPNWREPPTDTLKTYIIVDPSIAFGCGNHETTKMCLEWLEKNVSKNTTVLDYGCGTGVLAIGAIKLGAKYAEGIDIDPNSIESSQKNALENNVANKTHFSDNSPTQKFDLVVANIFSNILISLVENIAGSLKQDGKLALSGIIENQVDEVQEVFKKHQIDFSKPKQMGQWFMLDGVKKT, encoded by the coding sequence ATGCAAAAATGGCATCAGATCGAATTTATAGTAGACAATAAACAATTAAAAACTATAGAAGAATATCTCTTTGAAAACTCAGCTGGATCGATTACAAATACCGAACACTCCGATAATGAATCTAAGCTTACAGTATTATATGAGTTTAAATATGATATTGAGCAAATTCTTAAAAATTTAACTAAAGATATAAGCACTGTTACACAAGATCAAATAAATTATGAGATTATAGAAGATCAGCAATGGGAAGCAGCTTGGTTATATGACTATGAGCCAATCGAAATTGGTAAAAATATAGTCGTTTATCCAAATTGGCGAGAGCCTCCGACTGATACTCTAAAGACATATATAATTGTAGATCCTAGTATAGCATTTGGCTGTGGTAATCATGAAACTACTAAGATGTGCTTAGAATGGCTTGAAAAAAATGTATCTAAAAACACTACAGTTTTAGACTATGGCTGTGGTACTGGTGTACTTGCTATTGGTGCTATAAAGCTAGGTGCTAAGTATGCTGAAGGCATAGATATTGATCCTAATTCTATCGAATCATCACAAAAAAATGCTCTAGAAAATAATGTAGCAAATAAAACTCACTTTAGTGATAATTCTCCGACTCAAAAATTTGATTTGGTGGTAGCAAATATATTTTCAAATATACTCATAAGCTTAGTGGAGAATATAGCCGGTAGTCTAAAGCAGGATGGTAAATTAGCACTCTCAGGGATAATAGAAAATCAAGTCGATGAAGTTCAAGAAGTATTTAAAAAACATCAAATAGATTTTTCTAAACCTAAGCAAATGGGACAATGGTTTATGCTTGATGGTGTAAAAAAGACTTAA
- the panC gene encoding pantoate--beta-alanine ligase: MPTDKSKKAIKVFESINDIQDYLRNINRDFHVGFVPTMGNLHEGHGSLLKESIRDNDITVLSIFVNPTQFNNKDDLNNYPKTLENDLKLAEQLGVDCVFLPSSENMYHENLDFRITCTSNFATECEGGRKGHFDGMLTVVMKLLNIIKPKNAYFGEKDFQQLKLIQEMVSAFFLDVNIIPCKTVRLSSGLAMSSRNNRLSNEGVELASKVSNIIHSEKNVDIAAQKVNELTPNVEIIYINDIGDRRLYAFMIEEIRLIDNFALN, from the coding sequence ATGCCTACTGATAAGAGTAAAAAAGCTATAAAAGTTTTTGAATCTATTAATGATATTCAAGATTATCTAAGAAACATTAATAGAGATTTTCATGTAGGATTCGTACCAACAATGGGCAATCTCCACGAAGGACATGGTTCACTTCTTAAAGAGAGTATAAGAGACAATGATATTACTGTATTGAGTATATTTGTAAACCCTACACAGTTCAACAATAAAGATGATCTCAATAACTACCCTAAAACATTAGAAAATGATTTAAAGCTTGCTGAGCAGTTAGGAGTTGACTGTGTATTTTTACCTTCTTCTGAAAACATGTACCATGAAAATTTAGATTTTCGTATAACTTGTACATCAAATTTTGCAACAGAGTGTGAAGGTGGTAGAAAAGGGCATTTTGATGGAATGCTTACAGTAGTGATGAAATTACTAAATATTATAAAACCTAAGAATGCTTATTTTGGAGAAAAAGATTTCCAACAGTTAAAATTGATACAAGAAATGGTTTCAGCTTTCTTCCTAGATGTAAATATCATCCCATGTAAAACAGTTCGTTTAAGCTCCGGCTTAGCTATGAGTTCTCGTAACAATAGACTATCAAATGAAGGTGTTGAACTAGCAAGCAAAGTGTCTAATATCATTCACTCAGAAAAAAATGTAGATATTGCAGCCCAAAAGGTTAATGAACTTACACCTAATGTTGAGATTATATATATAAATGATATAGGTGATAGAAGACTGTATGCATTTATGATAGAAGAAATTCGTTTGATTGATAATTTTGCTCTAAATTAA
- a CDS encoding lipoate--protein ligase, with the protein MKIYVSLSNNVYFNLALENWLFLEQLKDEKILFLWQNAPCVVIGRAQNPWLECNLKAMDKDNIPVVRRQSGGGTVYHDYGNLNYTIISPKDQHDVKSNLDLVCLVVNKLGLNLYPNERNDVVVDHENFTYKVSGSAFREKKDRAFHHGTLLIHTDTTKLYDYLHQPIDNSLDTKGVKSHRSKVLNLSEIISDMQTQDITRSFMRNFDSIELSLIDEETPLHNKELIEKEISTLKSWDWRFGKTLPFTKTYTQDDQELIVEVQAGMIASISLGDTKKDMTSKKKKFEYSYSFDYLKKFV; encoded by the coding sequence ATGAAGATTTATGTATCACTTAGTAATAACGTATATTTTAATTTAGCACTTGAAAACTGGCTTTTTCTTGAACAGTTGAAGGATGAGAAAATATTGTTTTTATGGCAAAATGCTCCTTGTGTCGTTATTGGTAGAGCTCAAAACCCTTGGTTAGAGTGTAATTTAAAAGCTATGGATAAAGACAATATTCCCGTTGTTAGAAGGCAAAGTGGTGGAGGTACTGTATACCATGATTATGGTAATTTGAACTATACTATTATCTCTCCAAAAGATCAGCATGATGTGAAATCTAATCTTGATTTAGTCTGTTTGGTAGTAAATAAGCTTGGATTGAACTTATATCCTAATGAAAGAAATGATGTTGTAGTAGATCATGAAAATTTTACGTATAAGGTCTCTGGTAGTGCTTTTAGAGAGAAAAAAGATCGAGCATTTCATCATGGCACGCTGTTGATACATACAGATACTACTAAACTTTACGATTATCTTCATCAACCTATTGATAACTCACTAGATACTAAGGGAGTAAAGTCTCATCGCTCTAAAGTACTTAATTTATCTGAAATTATCTCAGATATGCAAACTCAAGATATTACGCGTTCATTTATGAGAAATTTTGATTCTATTGAGCTGAGTCTTATAGATGAAGAAACTCCATTACATAACAAAGAGCTAATAGAAAAAGAAATCTCAACACTAAAAAGTTGGGACTGGCGATTTGGTAAAACGCTACCTTTTACAAAAACATACACTCAAGATGACCAAGAGTTAATAGTAGAAGTTCAAGCTGGGATGATAGCAAGTATTTCTTTAGGTGATACTAAAAAAGATATGACTTCTAAAAAGAAGAAGTTCGAGTATAGTTATTCTTTTGATTATTTGAAGAAGTTTGTATAA
- a CDS encoding phosphotransferase family protein: MNEKPWEYKNIISADHAAGIINANIPNIEINDIKLLGEGWDNTTWIVNNNLCFRFPKHDEAAILLSNEINILSKCIRSKQIRVPYPKYICSSPKLFEYNFYAHDYISGLTADNSKLNRNDRINIAENLAIFLKELHNFPIDKCVELGIKKDQSDRLGFKRRYLELKERIDYLIGNNLLGDCSKIEHFYINNMNINISDIVRLCHGDLYAKHLIIDNKNLYGVIDWGDSELIHPAIDLAIVYQYLPKEAHSIFWNIYGEVENSIHTIAILRAIYSSVTITWYAHQVSDISLLNEGTLSLKMINEVI; the protein is encoded by the coding sequence ATGAATGAAAAACCATGGGAATATAAAAATATAATATCAGCTGATCACGCTGCTGGTATTATTAATGCAAACATACCTAATATTGAAATTAATGATATTAAACTACTAGGAGAAGGATGGGATAATACTACATGGATTGTTAATAACAATTTATGTTTTAGGTTTCCCAAACATGATGAAGCTGCAATATTATTATCAAATGAAATAAATATATTATCAAAATGCATTAGATCAAAACAGATTAGAGTTCCTTACCCAAAATATATATGCTCATCACCAAAATTATTTGAATACAACTTTTATGCCCATGACTATATATCTGGGTTGACTGCTGATAATTCTAAATTAAATCGCAATGATAGAATAAATATAGCAGAAAATTTGGCAATTTTTTTAAAGGAGTTGCATAATTTCCCTATAGATAAGTGTGTTGAATTGGGTATCAAAAAAGATCAAAGTGATAGGTTAGGTTTTAAACGTAGATATTTAGAGCTTAAGGAACGTATAGACTATTTAATAGGAAATAATTTACTAGGAGATTGCTCTAAAATTGAACATTTTTATATAAACAATATGAATATTAATATCTCTGATATCGTTAGATTATGTCACGGAGATTTATATGCAAAACATTTAATTATAGATAATAAGAATTTATATGGTGTTATAGACTGGGGAGACTCAGAGCTTATTCATCCAGCTATAGATCTAGCTATTGTATATCAATATCTCCCTAAAGAAGCACATTCTATATTTTGGAATATTTATGGAGAAGTTGAAAATAGTATTCATACAATAGCTATACTTAGAGCAATATATAGTTCTGTTACGATAACTTGGTATGCACACCAAGTTAGTGATATATCTCTTTTAAATGAAGGAACTCTAAGTTTGAAAATGATAAACGAGGTAATATAA
- a CDS encoding DUF2520 domain-containing protein codes for MQQSLSYLFIGNGRLASHMAHYFGLQNLIFETWSRKDNSIEDLNNKVKKANRILLLINDNAIEAFTNKYLSEIIKHPNSDKLAIHCSGSLASKGIIGVHPLQSFTKEVKYSLNEYRKICFFYDNNELQLSFNDIFPDLSNPNYPIDTNKKAYYHALCVGANNFTTILWQAFAERMMKEFDVPFDKVHYYLKTTTNNIKNDVFSALTGPFIRNDTKTIETNLNSLNNDNFKLIYKAFLDFYNLENQTKK; via the coding sequence ATGCAACAATCATTAAGCTATCTATTTATAGGTAATGGCAGGCTAGCCAGTCATATGGCACATTATTTTGGTCTTCAAAACTTGATTTTTGAAACTTGGTCTCGTAAAGATAATTCAATCGAAGACTTAAATAACAAAGTAAAAAAAGCCAATCGTATTTTACTTCTGATTAATGATAATGCTATTGAAGCATTTACTAATAAGTATTTAAGTGAAATTATAAAGCACCCTAATAGCGACAAACTGGCCATACATTGTTCAGGCTCTTTAGCATCTAAGGGAATAATTGGGGTTCATCCGTTACAAAGCTTTACAAAAGAAGTCAAGTATTCTCTCAATGAGTATAGAAAAATATGTTTTTTCTATGACAACAATGAGTTACAACTATCATTTAATGATATATTTCCTGATTTATCTAACCCTAACTATCCTATAGATACTAATAAAAAAGCTTACTATCATGCTTTGTGTGTAGGTGCTAATAATTTTACCACCATACTATGGCAAGCATTTGCAGAGCGGATGATGAAAGAGTTTGATGTTCCTTTTGATAAAGTACATTACTATCTAAAAACAACTACAAATAATATCAAAAATGATGTGTTTTCAGCCTTAACTGGACCATTTATAAGAAATGATACTAAGACAATTGAAACGAACTTAAATAGCCTTAATAATGATAACTTCAAGCTAATTTATAAAGCATTTTTAGATTTTTATAATCTAGAAAACCAAACTAAAAAGTAA
- the tyrS gene encoding tyrosine--tRNA ligase has product MPSIKETLEIIKRGADEVLIEAELIKKLEKNKPLIIKFGCDPTAPDIHLGHTVVINKLKQLQDLGHEIHFLIGDFTAQIGDPTGKNATRPPLTAEEVAANAETYTTQVFKILDKEKTIVRRNGDWFNDMSASDMIKLASNSTVARMLERDDFSKRYKGGQSISIHEFLYPLVQGYDSVAMNADIELGGTDQKFNLLMGRELQKQNNQEAQIIITMPLLEGLDGVKKMSKSSQNYIGIEEPANEIFGKIMSISDELMWRYYELLSFKSLETIAKLKTDVENGKNPRDIKIELAQELIERFHSKEEAEKAYQDFVQRFQKNQIPDDINTVELNTGELPIANLLKEAGLVASTSEANRMIKQGAVKIDGEKLVDTKVLFGQGTENVFQVGKRKFAKIVIK; this is encoded by the coding sequence ATGCCTTCTATAAAAGAAACTTTAGAAATTATAAAAAGAGGGGCTGATGAAGTCCTTATTGAAGCTGAGCTTATAAAAAAGCTTGAGAAGAATAAACCTCTAATCATAAAATTTGGTTGCGACCCTACAGCTCCTGATATTCACTTAGGACATACTGTAGTTATCAATAAACTAAAACAACTTCAAGATTTAGGTCATGAAATACATTTCTTAATTGGTGATTTTACTGCCCAGATTGGCGATCCTACTGGCAAAAATGCTACAAGACCTCCACTAACCGCTGAGGAAGTAGCTGCAAATGCTGAAACTTATACTACACAAGTTTTTAAAATACTTGATAAAGAAAAAACTATTGTGCGTAGAAATGGCGACTGGTTTAATGATATGTCTGCATCAGATATGATTAAACTTGCCTCAAACTCTACAGTAGCTAGAATGCTTGAAAGAGATGATTTTTCTAAGCGTTATAAAGGTGGTCAATCTATCTCGATACATGAGTTTTTATATCCACTAGTACAGGGCTATGATTCTGTTGCTATGAATGCTGATATTGAGCTTGGTGGTACAGATCAAAAATTTAACCTACTTATGGGCAGAGAGCTTCAAAAACAAAATAATCAAGAAGCACAAATCATAATCACAATGCCTCTTTTAGAGGGTCTTGATGGCGTTAAGAAAATGTCTAAATCAAGCCAGAACTATATCGGTATTGAAGAACCTGCTAATGAAATATTTGGCAAAATCATGTCTATATCTGATGAATTGATGTGGCGTTATTATGAGCTTTTAAGTTTTAAATCTTTAGAAACTATAGCTAAACTAAAAACTGATGTTGAAAATGGTAAAAACCCTCGTGATATCAAAATTGAATTAGCTCAAGAATTGATCGAAAGATTTCACTCAAAAGAAGAGGCTGAAAAAGCATATCAAGATTTCGTACAAAGATTTCAAAAAAATCAGATACCAGATGACATAAATACTGTAGAATTAAATACAGGTGAACTACCAATAGCAAATTTGCTAAAAGAAGCAGGTCTTGTAGCTAGTACTTCTGAAGCAAACCGTATGATTAAACAGGGTGCTGTTAAAATTGATGGTGAAAAGTTAGTAGATACTAAAGTATTATTTGGGCAGGGAACAGAAAATGTTTTTCAAGTTGGTAAACGAAAATTTGCAAAGATTGTTATAAAATAA